Proteins from a genomic interval of Oncorhynchus mykiss isolate Arlee chromosome 21, USDA_OmykA_1.1, whole genome shotgun sequence:
- the LOC118943003 gene encoding extensin-like produces MVVSLSKQLRAESKMTSTSRLMTLSLPPHSSGLPPHSSGLPPHSSGLPPHSSGLPPHSSGLPPHAPGMPPHSSGLPPHSSGLPPHSSGLPPHSSGLPPHSSGLPPHSSGLPPHSSGLPPHSSGLPPHSSGLPPHSSGLPPHSSGLPPHSSGLPPYAPGMPPHSSGLPPHSSGLPPHSPGLPPHSPGLPPHSSGLPPHSSGLPPHSSGLPPHSSGLPPYAPGLPPHSSGLPPHSSGLPPHSSGLPPYSSGLPPHSSGLPPHSPGLPPHSPGLPPHSSGLPPHSPDLPPHSSGLPPHSSGLPPHSPGLPPHSPSLPPHSSGLPPHSSGLPPHSPGLPPHSPGLPPHSPGLPPHSSGLPPHSSGLPPHSSGLPPHSSGLPPHSPGLPPHSSGLPPHSSGLPPQAFLPTPQACLPTPQACLPTPHACLPTPQACLPTPQACFPTPQACLPTPQACLSTCRQKAFRSQYCLNVTSSS; encoded by the coding sequence GCCTGCCTCCCCACTCATCAGGCCTGCCTCCCCACTCCTCAGGCCTGCCTCCCCACTCCTCAGGCCTGCCTCCCCACTCCTCAGGCCTGCCTCCCCACTCCTCAGGCCTGCCTCCCCACGCCCCAGGCATGCCTCCCCACTCCTCTGGCCTGCCTCCCCACTCCTCAGGCCTGCCTCCCCACTCCTCAGGCCTGCCTCCCCACTCCTCAGGCCTGCCTCCCCACTCCTCAGGCCTGCCTCCCCACTCCTCAGGCCTGCCTCCCCACTCCTCTGGCCTGCCTCCCCACTCCTCTGGCCTGCCTCCCCACTCCTCTGGCCTGCCTCCCCACTCCTCAGGCCTGCCTCCCCACTCCTCAGGCCTGCCTCCCCACTCCTCAGGCCTGCCTCCCTACGCCCCAGGCATGCCTCCCCACTCCTCTGGCCTGCCTCCCCACTCCTCAGGCCTGCCTCCCCACTCCCCAGGCCTGCCTCCCCACTCCCCAGGCCTGCCTCCCCACTCCTCAGGCCTGCCTCCCCACTCCTCAGGCCTGCCTCCCCACTCCTCAGGCCTGCCTCCCCACTCCTCAGGCCTGCCTCCCTACGCCCCAGGCCTGCCTCCCCACTCCTCTGGCCTGCCTCCCCACTCCTCTGGCCTGCCTCCCCACTCCTCAGGCCTGCCTCCCTACTCCTCAGGCCTGCCTCCCCACTCCTCTGGCCTGCCTCCCCACTCCCCAGGCCTGCCTCCCCACTCCCCAGGCCTGCCTCCCCACTCCTCAGGCCTGCCTCCCCACTCCCCAGACCTGCCTCCCCACTCCTCAGGCCTGCCTCCCCACTCCTCAGGCCTGCCTCCCCACTCCCCAGGCCTGCCTCCCCACTCCCCAAGCCTGCCTCCCCACTCCTCAGGCCTGCCTCCCCACTCCTCAGGCCTGCCTCCCCACTCCCCAGGCCTGCCTCCCCACTCCCCAGGCCTGCCTCCCCACTCCCCAGGCCTGCCTCCCCACTCCTCAGGCCTGCCTCCCCACTCCTCAGGCCTGCCTCCCCACTCCTCAGGCCTGCCTCCCCACTCCTCAGGCCTGCCTCCCCACTCCCCAGGCCTGCCTCCCCACTCCTCAGGCCTGCCTCCCCACTCCTCAGGCCTGCCTCCTCAGGCCTTCCTCCCCACTCCCCAGGCCTGCCTCCCCACTCCACAGGCCTGCCTCCCCACTCCTCACGCCTGCCTCCCCACTCCTCAGGCCTGCCTCCCCACTCCTCAGGCCTGCTTCCCCACTCCCCAGGCCTGCCTCCCCACTCCCCAGGCCTGCCTCTCCACTTGCAGACAGAAGGCATTTAGAAGTCAATACTGCCTAAATGTAACAAGCAGCAGTTAG